From Calditrichota bacterium, one genomic window encodes:
- the fliR gene encoding flagellar biosynthetic protein FliR — translation MFEVPDQIQNWLPFTMLVFVRLSAMMITMPIFGYSTVAPRIRITIAVILTLIISPIVGENFQTEYTSLAVLVVDIMREIMIGLIIGFGARLIFEVFTLAGGFVSFQMGLAIMNILDPNSGNSAPVIGNFWLMVMITFFVVTDSHHFLLEVIYYNFSAIPLNEAKFDPATGQYIVKAGSLMYELAVRFAAPMMVLMLLADVAIAFAARVMPQLNIFFISLPMKIGVGLFMVLISLKIFQTMFGYIYNNFEGLTLDIITAVKG, via the coding sequence ATGTTTGAAGTACCGGATCAAATACAAAATTGGCTGCCATTTACAATGCTGGTTTTTGTCAGGCTTTCTGCCATGATGATAACCATGCCGATTTTTGGATATTCAACCGTTGCTCCACGAATCCGGATTACAATTGCTGTAATTTTGACATTAATAATTTCCCCAATTGTTGGTGAAAATTTCCAAACTGAATATACATCACTGGCCGTATTGGTTGTTGATATTATGCGTGAAATAATGATTGGGCTTATCATTGGCTTTGGGGCACGGTTAATCTTTGAAGTGTTCACCCTGGCCGGAGGATTTGTAAGTTTTCAGATGGGATTGGCCATTATGAACATACTGGATCCAAACAGCGGAAACAGTGCGCCGGTCATAGGAAATTTCTGGTTAATGGTGATGATCACATTTTTTGTTGTTACAGATAGTCATCACTTTTTGCTGGAAGTGATTTACTACAATTTTAGCGCAATTCCATTAAATGAAGCAAAATTTGATCCTGCAACAGGGCAGTACATTGTTAAGGCCGGATCATTAATGTATGAACTCGCTGTTCGTTTTGCAGCACCGATGATGGTATTAATGCTGTTAGCAGATGTAGCTATTGCCTTTGCAGCACGCGTTATGCCTCAACTAAATATATTTTTTATAAGTCTTCCCATGAAAATTGGAGTTGGCTTATTTATGGTACTGATTTCTTTAAAAATTTTTCAAACTATGTTCGGTTATATCTATAACAATTTTGAAGGGCTTACTTTGGATATAATCACTGCGGTAAAAGGGTAA